From Arachis hypogaea cultivar Tifrunner chromosome 3, arahy.Tifrunner.gnm2.J5K5, whole genome shotgun sequence:
atatatataataggaaacatttcaagtgtACCCGGGAGTATTAGTGCACCAGTTGTTTTAactattgattttaattaatatatattatatatattttttataattcaaatcaacGATTAAAACAATTGGAGTACCGGTATTCCTGGTGTACTTAAAATGTTTTCCTATACTATATATAGTGCAACATAGGTGGGTCTCAAAGGGTGTCAAATCCATACCCTACATTACATAGTGAACCCCAAGACAAGAGAGCTAATATGATCTAAACCCTTCACGTATTAAAGGTATTAAAGGGACAGTTACTCACAAAATCAATTGGGAGTTTTGGGACGAACACGTTGGTAAAAAAACATTAGAATccgattatttttttttttttttccatgtaTCTTCTAGAATCTAGAGGGAGCTTCATATGCATATTGGAAAGGTCAATTTTAtggaattttttgtttgttatttagtttttgtttaaattattttttataataattttaaaatattaattttttttatttttatatttttaaatttaaaattaattatttaatttatttaataaataaacaatattttttagacACCGTAACAAACACTTATTAAAAATTGGAAAGATAATGTTACATGTTCTTTGATCAAACTAAGGAATCGCAGTTTTTTAGTCAAGTCTTACGCGTGATTAAGAAAACTAAGACCTATTATAAGAAAGTAGCAATGAAGATCAAATGATGTTTTCGGTGAAAAGCTTCATTCATGTGATGTGGTTTAAAATCataattgatggtttcagtggctaagagaagggggttgaatcttagcccccttttcaaaaaattacacttgctgaactcagaggagacttttctgttttagctcgtctctggacacgagaatttttgtttttgctcgtcacttgccacgagaatttttttagtttttgctcctgtgcagtaaaGAACAGAAATGAAGTAGGAGAGAAGAAAattgcacccagatatatcctggttcagctgctaagtgcagtgcagcctacatccagtctccatcacaaacatgatgaaatttcactataatcaatctgattacaacttgtaaagtgctaacccaacttacaaggggattcccacagaatcatgaaacacaacatagatgaacaaaggaactctaagacatctatggctttttcttttaattttgcactctctgcctttttccgctctatggctttttcattacaaacctcactgtttgccttttaccatgagactcaagacatgacaaaattaaacagaaaaatacaaaacagaatacattgaaggagaagagaaaactgttagctcaggtagctctgagaactctgtgccttgcactctcaatttttctccttgcttcaaacagtggctgtccacccttaatatagaagaggggagcctccacttattgaagccaaaaccgaaccaacttcttcctccttcaacaaaactGGTTCGGccacaaagagagagaagagataaccatgcattaaccaacatgcaattacctctagtcctttcttgatcatcacccttcatcaatccgagctctccatccttggcttgctctccaagatggaattctggcccttgatgcttcatgatgatgatgacttcatctgcttcaatctctgccttcaaccatcacttcgccactctagctactccctgtggtggttgagcagaatcaaagacaagccatgcttcaagaatctcccttgctggccgagatcttcttcttcctttttgagcatgcaaagctcaagataacctcaccaaatctgACCACTTTTGGTaagtatcttagccacagctcttttttattttagtatgttttcttgccatcattagcttgatggtcttgatgcatgcaactcCTTCTTTTCGGTGATAGTAGCTTGGTGTAGTTTCCATGGTTCTCTGGTTAAGGaccgaagaaagaagagaagcaaatagaaagaaagaagaaagagaaaagcaaaGCTATGAGAGTTATGAAAGATAAATTAATTAGGTGCATTTCTCCAAGCTTGTGAAGTAGCGTGTAAGCTACTATTGATTGCCATCAAATCACTTgactttttctctttcatatttccaAGGACTGCATTAACCTTTCttgataaaatttgaattccattacAAGTTAAGCATGTGATGTCCGTTGGAAGCACtttgctttctcttttcttttggttTCGGATCAAGGTAAACACCAAGTGTTACTTAATAGATTTTGGGCTTTGTAATGTTGAAATTAATAGTTGGCCCACAtggttaacatttgctttcctgatgaaattTGTAACGGATCAAGTGTAGGAAGCAAACATGGGCTTAAAACTTATTCTTGGCCCAATTGATAAAACCATTTCAGCCAAAACAACATTTAACAAGAATTACATGAGGCTGAAATTTATTTTATTGGGCTTAAGATCCTTTCTTATTATTTCGGCCCAATATTaacctgcacaacaaaattattttaattagcaTATTAATCATAATTAGCttaataattttgctgttaataatgtttgatcatcattaatttggtttagagttttccaaactcatcaataatAAATCTTCACAACTAAAAAATGAAGATATACTGGATCATAATTGATATGTACGCCATATTTCGGCCACGAAATACCATATGTTTGGACACATAAGTCACAAATCAAGTAACAAATAATATAACGGTAAAATTACAAAACTAACACCACAACAAAAGCGAGAATATCAATTGGATATGAATCTAACAGGACGACTTTTCACTCTTTAAAAGAAGAAAGAGTaacgtaaaaaaatatatatatattcacatctTTTGATTTATTTGTGTACAAGATGACTCTGGTACGGATTGAAGGATGGATCGAAAACTTGCGGGTTGAGGTGAATGCCGGGTCGTTCGACTGGAGCagtggggggaggtacctgcaaagacactccgacgctcaagtcagaatggatctgagaggtgtatgatgtgaggaatgaatgaatacctggagggacctgagtcctctatttataggtaaCGGtagctatcttatcttttcttgtttggctaagataagggagacgtttgaattcgaaagtcggtTGGGAGTCCTTAGAGGGCCGGTTTCGGGCCTTCTTAGAGGAGCGAGGCGGGTTGGACCCGGGCAACCGAATTTGGATTTGATCCTGGGTCGTGGATctgtgggccggatccgtaacaattgcccccgcagcgggagaGCGAGTGAAGTCGGTCTGTCGCTGGGAGATGTAGTTTTCGACCGTGAGCTGGGTCGGTTTGTTACTGGGAGATGCGAGTTAGGTCGGTTTGTCGTTTGGAAGATGTGGTCTCGACCGTGAGCTAAGGTCTTCGGTTCTTTTCGGTCGTTTGATTCCTTTTGAGGGGAGGTCGACGTATCGGCCCTGGTCTTTAAGGTCGTGGCGAAGTTTCGCCTGGCCGTTTTTGGTCTGACGCGACTCTTCTGTATCCAATGTGCCTGTTGCGTTTTTCGATGCGTACTTTATTGGTTTCTTTTTCCAAGGGGCATTTATTGTGAGGGGACGTTTGTGGGTGTTTTTCCTCTATTGCTCTTGTGTGCCATTTTATTGCTCAGGGCTATTTACGTCTTTCTGCCCCCCTTTTGAAACCGTTTTGGCCTTCCTTCTTACTTTCCTCGTTCATTTCACTCTCCTTTCATTTCTCTTATCTGAAAAAATCTCCTTCTCTTTGTTGCGTTTCTGGAGTTGAGTTTCTGCTTCTCATCTTCATTTTCTAGGCTTGTTTTCTGCATTATCAGGTTGGTTTTCCTCTGTTCTTCCTTGTTTTTACTCTTGTGATGTTTCGTTGTTTTATATTTGCCATGCATTGTTCTGCCATTTTTCTTTTGTACTGCGTTTTGTGCTTTGGGTGGTGGTAAAAGGGGTTGAGCACCGCTGTGTTGGGCTGGTAGTGGTAGTAGGTTTTTGGTTGTCTTCCTTGCTTCTGCGTAGGGTTAATAGGCTGATGGTGGTGCTCCTCCCTGTTTTAGGTATGCATCGGCGGAGGAGTGAGGGTGTGGGTACTCCGATAGCCCCTTCCAGGGGTGTCTCTGCTCGCTATACTTGGGTGACTAGCGATGTGTGGGGCGTTCCGTCGCAGATGACGGAGGCCGATCTTCAACGCCTCCGTGATCAAGGGGCGATTTGTGGTGGTGGCGATATGGAGCGGCAGTATGAGCTTGCCCTTCCGGACGCCGATGAGCGCGTTTGTTATTTGAACCTCGATTCGCCCACTGTTCCGGACTGGATGTGGGTTTACGAATCGATGTTTACTCGACTCGGCGTGCGGCTTCCTTTTTTGGCGTTTGTTCAGGATCTGCTGAGTCGGTGTTCCGTGGCGCCGTCTCAGCTTCACTCGAATAGCTGGGCAGCCGTTCGGTCTTTTGAACTTGTGTGTCAGTACCTTGATCTTCCGGTTTCTTTTCctgtcttcctttttcttttcttatgtaCTCTTCCGCCTAAAGAGGGGAAGCATAAGAAAGGTTATATGTCGTTCCGGGCTCAGCCTCATCGTcgcatttttggtttgtttgaagATTCTTTTCACGGTTTTAAGAGAGAGTACTTTAAGGTGCGCCTCGTCCAGGGGCATCATCCATTTTGGTTGTCGTTAGAGGGCGAGCGCCGGTTCCCGACCTATTAGAATTTCTTTGCCGGGCCGTCAGTTTTGACTAAGGTCACCTATGATGGTTTGTCTTCGAAGGATAAGGACATCGCCAATGTCCTGTGGCATTTGTTCAGGGAGCGTCCGTTAAATCCTCGAGACGTTATGGGGGATCCTATGGGCTGTCGGACGTATATTGGTGTGTGGCTTGTTACTTTTTTTGTTCATGTTTGTCTTTCCGATTGTGGCTTTGATTCTGTATGGTCCTTCTCAATTGGGGGTGAGTTTCCCTTCCCCTGGGGTCGGGGCTTCGATGTCATTACGTCGTAGGATGAGGTCGTCGGGTGCGAATTCTCGTTTGATGACGCCGTGGTTGTACCTTAAGTTGATTCTTTGTTTTAGGGCTAGCTCTCTGACATGAGCTATGCTTCTTTCTTCGTCGAtgaggtctcgttctgcttcCTCGTCGTTGCCTCCGACCGTTTTTCTGGGGCTTGGGTCTCCTATCTCCACAGGGATGACGGCCTCCACACTGTACGTTAATCGGAAAGGTGTTTCCCCTGTGATCGTTTGGGGTGTTGTTCGGTATGACCATAGGACTGATCCGAGTTCGTCGGCCCATagtcctttggcttcgtcgagccgcttcttgagtcctttgacgattattttgttcgcggattccacctgtccgtttgttttgggggtgttctaccgagctaAAACGGTGGGATATACGTAGTCCTTCTAGAAATTCTCTGAATTTTTTATCAGAAAATTGGGTTCCGTTGTCTGAGATGACGATCTCGGGGATCCCGAATCGGGTGATGATATGTCGCCAGAGGAATTTTCGGCATTGGGTTGCCGTGATGGAAGCCAGGGGCTCGGCCTCGATCCACTTAGTGTAATAATCTATGGCGATGATGAGATATCGGAGTTGACCGGATGCCGTAGGAAAGGGTCCGACAAGGTCGATCTCCCAGGTGTCAAATGGCCGCTCTGTCGATATGATGCTGAGCTGGTGCGGGGCAACTTTGTGGATgttggcgtgcctttggcatttaTCACAGTTTTTTACTAACTGCATGGAGTCCCGGATAACCGTGGGCCAGAAGTAGCCGGCCCGGATGACTTTCTGCACGAGCGTTTTACCTCTGATGTGGTGGCCGCAACAACCTTCGTGGATTTCGCGGAGTATGTAATCCGTGTCCCTGGGTTCGACGCATTTGAGCAGAGGTTGCGAGAATCCGCGTTTGTATAGTTGTCCTGCAACAACCGTGTAGTTGGCGGCTTCTCTTTTTGTCCGTTTTTCCTCTTTGGGGTCTTCAGGTAGTGTTCCATCGAGGAGTTATTGTAGGATAGGGTAGGTCCATGATCCTCGGCTGGAGAGTGTCAGGTAAGCGTTAGCCGTTGTGGATATGGACGGTGATTTAATGACTTCCTGAATTAGCAATTTATTGCCgtgtcctggtttggtgctggctagcttggaGAGGAGATCTGCTCTGGTATTTTGTTCTCTAGAGACGTGTCGTATGGTGATGTGGTTGAATCCTTCTTTCAGTTCGTTCACCTTGGCGAGGTATTGTTGGAGTAAAGGGTCTTGCGTTTGGTAGTCTCCGTTGATTTGGGAGCTGACTACCTGTGAATCGGTGCTTACTTCCAGGACTTTTGCTCCGACGTCCTTGGCTAGGGCTAGGCCTACCAGGAgagcctcatattccgcttgattatTAGAAACTGGAAATTCGTATCGTACTGACTGTTCGATTACGATCCCGTTTTGGCTTTCGAGTATGACCCCGGCACCTCCGGAGGTGACGTTTGATGAGCCATCGACGTGCAGCTTCCATGACTTGGGAGTGTGGTTTCCCGGAATCATctcggcgatgaagtcggccatggCTTGTGCTTTGATTGCGTTTTGGGGCTCGAACTTGATTTGGAACTGGGACAGCTcgatggaccatgctagcattcttCCTGCTAGGTCGGGCTTTTGTAATACCTGTTTGACCGCTTGGTCGGTTCGGACTGTTACGGGTTGCGCCTGAAAATATTGTCGTAAGCGCCGGGAGGCCGTGAGGAGCGCGAAGGCTAGCTTTTCTAGGCGTGAGTAGCAAGTTTCTGTGTCTTGTAGGACCTTGCTTATGAAGTATATGGGCTTTTGTTCTTTTTTCTCGTTTTCGCGGATGAGTGCTGCTGCGAGTACCtcttccgttatggagaggtataAGTAGAGGGTCTCCCCTGTTTGAGGCTTGGCGAGAACTGGTGGTTCCGCTAGAACTCTTTTAAAGTGTTGGAATGCTTCCTCGCAttttgcttcccatctgaaggggGCTCCTTTCTTCATCAGTTTGAATAAGGGGATTGCTTTTTGTGCTGATGCTCCGAGGAAACGGGATAACGCCGTGAGCCGGCCGGTGAGCTTTTGGATGTCGTGAAGGTTTTTTGGGTTTGTCATATCGAGGATGGCACGACATTTCTCCGGGTTAGCTTCGACTCCGCGTTGCATGATCATGAAGCCGAGGAACTTTCCTGCCTCCATTCTGAAGGCGCATTTTGTTGAGTTGAGTCGCATTCGATGCTTTCGTAGGGTGTTCATTATGAGTCTGAGGTCGCTGATGAGTTGCTCGCCTGATTCAGTTTTGGCGAacatgtcgtctatgtagacttctaaTCTGGACCCGGAGAGATTATGGAATATCTTGTTGACTAGTCTTTGGTAGGTGGCTCCGGCGTTCTTTAGGCCGAAAGGCATGACTGTGTAGCAGTGCGTTCCATCGGGGGTGATGAATGCTGTTTtttcctcgtcgggtcggtgcatgGGTATTTGATTGTAGCCGGACTATACGTCCATGAACCTAAGGTATCGGTGGCCGGACGCGGCGTCTACCAATCCGTCTATGTTTGGCAGGGAAAAGGCGTCTTTTgaacaggctttgttgaggtccgtgtagtcgacgcacattcgccatttcccgttGGCCTTTTTTACTAGCACGACGTTTGCTAACCACGTCGTGTAGGGTAGTTCTCTGATGAAGTTTGCTTTGAGTAGGGCTTTTACTTGTCTTTTGACCTTGGCTGCCTAGTCTGACGACATTTTTTGTCTCCTCTATGCTACGGGTTTGGCGTTGGGGTCCATGGCTAACCGGTGAGACATTAAGTCGGGGtcaatcccaggcatgtcggcTGGTGTAAAAGCGAACAAGTCTCTGTTTTGTTTTAGGAATTGGGAGAGGTCTTCTTTAAGGTCGTATGGGAGGTTCCTATTGATAAAGGTGTATTCGTCTTTGGTTCGCTCTACTTGTAGTTTTTCCATGTCGCCTTCTGGTTCTGGCCTAGGTTGGCCGTCTTGTCGGGCGTCCAGGTCGGCTAGGAATATTCCAGCCGCGTCGCGTGACTTTTTCTGTAAGGCcaggctggtgttgtcgcattctGCCGCGACTTCTCGGTCTCCGTGGATAGTCTCGACGGAGCCGTCTTCCGTTATGAATTTCATAAGGAGGTATTTGGTGAAGATGATGGCAGAGAAAtcattgattgtttttcttccgagGATGACGTTGTAGGCGGTCGAATCTTTTAGGACCACAAATTTGGATAGAATTGTCATCCTTTGGTTGCCTGTTCCTATGGTGAGGAGGAGGGTGATGGAGCCGTCCGGTTTGAGAAAGTTGTCCCCAAGTCCCGTGACACCGTTGCGGTGTGTTTGGAGATTTTCGTTGCAGaatccgagcttgtcgaaggctcctCGGAAAAGGATGTTGGAATCTGCGCCGGTGTCCACCAGTATTCGTCGAACTAGTCCCGTTCTAATTCTCGCTGAGATGACGAAAGGTGCGTCTTCGGCGGAGGTGTCGTGCTGGCAGTCCTCGGGTAGGAAAGTTATCATTTTGTCGGCCGTGGTGGTTGGAGCATGGTCTCTGACGGCCAGGACTTTGAGGTCTTTTTTCAGTGTTGATTTCGACTTGCCTGACATGTCTTTGCCTGTGATGACGTTTACTATTATGGTTGGGTCGTCTTCCGGACTTTCCCTGGGGGGTTGTTTTTGTGTTCTCAGGTTGCGTCCTTCTCTTTCTGGCGACCTGTCCACTATCGCGCGTtttggttctctgatgattttggtGAACTCTGGGAGCTTGCCGTCTCTTATGGCTTGTTCGAGggcgtctttaaggtcgaaacaGTCTTGTGTCCTGTGCCCGTAACCTCAGTGGTAGTCGCAGTAAAGGGTTTTGTTGCCGCCCGTTCTTTCTTTGAGTTACCGGGCTTTTGGGATAATACCTCGATCCGCTATCtggtggtatatctcggtaaTTGGGGCTGTTAAGGGTGTGTAATTAGAGAACTTGCTGATTCTGGGCGGTTGGTTCGTGCATGTTGGTTTAGGGTGGTCCCTCTGATTTTCTCTGGGTGGTGGGTTGTGTCGGGGCGCCATGTTGCCGTGTTGGGCATTGCCGTGTTGTCGTTTATTGGCGGCGATGACCTGGCTAACCTCCTCGTCGTTGATGTAATCTCTGGCGACGttctggatctcgtgcatggtccaAATTGGTTTGGTAGTGAGGTATTTGCGAAAATCTTCGTTCATGAGCCCGTTGGTTAAACAGAGGCTTGCGACGGAATCCGTGAGTTCGTCGACTGTTAGGCATTCATCattgaagcggtcgaggtatttcCTTGTGGATTCGTCTTGTTTCTGTGTGACCCCTAGTAGGCTGATGGGGTGTTTAGCTTTAGTGATTCTAGTTATAAATTGGGCCATGAACTTTCGCGAGATGTCGTGGAAGCTGGTTatggatccgtttgggagggcgttgaaccatttgattgccGGCCCAGCTAGGGTTACCAGAAAAGCTCTGAACCGGTCTGCGTCGGCTGCCCCTTCTAGGTTCATTCTGGCTTCGAAGGCCGTTAGATGTTCTTGGGGATCTTTGGTCCCGTCATACTTCATGTCGGTGGGTTTATCAAAATCTTTGGGGAGTTTTGCTTTTAAGATCCTTTCTGTGAAGGGAGTAGCTCCCATTATTGTGTGGTCGTTTCTCGTGCGCTTGGTTTCTCGGTGTCGTCGGTCCTCATCCGTGTGAACGGGGTCGCGGGAGATACTGCGGTCGTATTTTTTGCTGTGTTGCCGTTCTGGTGACCAGTCGTGTTTTTGGTTGCACGAGGTGCTTCTATCATGTCTTTTGGCGTGTCGCCGTTCTGGCGACCTGCCGTGGCGGGATCTGAATCTGGAGGTCGCGTGACTTCCGTCTCTGATGCTGTGTTTTTCCTTGGTGGCAATCCGGCCTTCGAGTTCCTGGACTCGGTGGCAGAGTTCTTAGATTATTTCGGCTGACCTGTTTTCCGGTATCTCGGGATTTCGGGTTTTTGTGATGATAGTGGCGTCTTCTTTGTTATGGACGGCGCTAGCTATCCTTCCGTGAAGTATGGTTTCTTGGTGTTCTGGGGTAGGGTTCCGTGTTCTGGAGTCGTCCTGGTGACTGATGGAATGCTCTTCCAGTCCATCCGTCATTCCGACTCAACCGGCGTTGTCCCCACAGACGAcgccaatgtacaagatgtctctggtacgggttgagggatggatcgggaacttgcgggttgaggcagATGCTGGGTCGTtcgactggagcaatggggggaggtacctgcaaagacactccgacgctcaagtcagaatggatctgagaggtgtaagatgtgaggaatgaatgaatacctggagggacctgagtcctctatttataggtaatggtagctatcttatcttatcttgtttggctaagataagggagacgtttgaattcaaAAGTCGGTTGGGAGTCCTTAGAGGGCCGATTTTGGGCCTTCTTAGAGGAGCGAGGCGGGTCGGACCCGGGCAACCGAATTTGGGTTTGATCCTGGGTCGTggatccgtgggccggatccataacaatttgtttacttttattttctCATCATGAAAAAAGAACAACTCATCTAGCAACGAAAGACATGGCAATAACAGCTATCATTTTTACACAATCTGATTTCTACTCACAAAGTTTAAATCTTGACGACTCGGTGGTAATATCCGTTCAGACTAGTGACTTGTTGGTAAGAAAGGTCTTATTAGATTCAGGTAATACTACCGATGTCTTATTTTATTCAACCTTTCAGAAAATACAATTGTGTGATAAGGCTAACAACCCTCTTCTAGAGAACTGGTTGGATTTTTTAGAGAAAGAATTCCGGTGCTCGAATATATTTGGCTAAAGACTACAATAGGAAAAGCGCCCAATAAAAAACTGTCGATATTCAGTACTTAATAGTGGATTGTCCTAGTTCATATAACATCATTTTCGAAAGGCTAGCTTTAAATTTTTTCGGAGTAATAATATTCACTTTACATTTGTGTGTTGAATTTCATGTGCAAGAACCAAGAAAAGGGAACTTTCTTCCACAAACTCGTTCAAATAAAACGGGAATTAAttcaaaacacttctaattttcataaacATTACTTTAAAGTCTTTAAACAATGATTTATACAACGCAACTATTGATCTACCAGAGTGACTATTTAAGTTCACTCACAAGTCTCTCCTAACCCCTTTTGcttgaaataacaaaaaaaaaatctcagaGATGGAGGTTGTCCTAATAACTCTATCAAAATCTCGAAGGCCCTAACAAAGTTCCAAGAATTCGGATGTAACTGTATTGGAGCACAGTTCAACCAAAACAACAGAGCACATTGGAAGTTAGAAAATGAAAGCCTGAAACCTAGTTCCGTAAGCAAacaattatacaaataaaaataaggcCAGTCACTCAACTTCTCACACACACAATCACTCTCCCCACACGACAAcacttctattttaatttcactcCCCTCCCTGACCCACATCCCTGAACCAAGCACATTCACCGACTCAACATCGTTAAAACGAAAAACCTGATTCTTCACATTCTCGTCCACCTAATAACAAGAATCACCCTCATCCACCTTaactttttcctttttcattgacCAAATACCAAGTCACGCACACAAGACCAAAGAAGAAGGTAAACGAAGAAAGGACAAACTAATATTTTTTACTCATTTTTGCAGAAAAAGGGGGTTAAACTCTTTTCCTTCCAAACTTCCACAAAAATTcacttgaaaaaaataataatttttaagacACAAAATAGATCAATAAACGGTTGCATACCCATACGTTTTTCGTCAAAACCGTCCATCCAATACTTCTATAAGAGTTATTTGATCTAACATACAGGGATCCATCGAAACTCGTGCCAAATATCACGTCCATTAAGTCATAATGGGTGCGTGAAATTAGGTCtcatttttatacattaaaattaaatgaacAAATTGCTTTTTCATATTCACTAGCAGAACCAGCTCGAGCTTGGGGACTTGGAAACTCCAACACTTGGCCGAGGTATACAAATAACAAAAACGTTCAACCTCTTTCCTTCTTTTTAATAACAGGTCAACATTGGGAATTATTATATGTACAGATATCTCAACTATGAAGTGTTATAAGTTTGGACACGTAAGCTACAAATCAAGTAACAAATAACATAACGGTGAAATCTCAAAATCAACACGGCGATAAAGGCGAAACCTATTGAGAATATCGACTGGATACGAGTCCAACATAATGGCCTCACTCTTTAAAAGGAGGGAGAGCAGCGTAAAAAAATATACATTCACATTCTCTGACtcacttgtttattttttttctctcattattAAGATTTGATTTTGACTTGAATATCGGAGTATCTTTTGTAGGTGTTTTTACCCACAATGTTCAACTCAGGCCGACGTATAACTCTTTCAACAAAAGTAGCTCACTGGTTTAAAGAGTTACTATAACTTAATAAGACTTTCGCCAACGGAACAATAATCATATTATATTAAGTGTAAATTCT
This genomic window contains:
- the LOC112735562 gene encoding uncharacterized protein, with product MGATPFTERILKAKLPKDFDKPTDMKYDGTKDPQEHLTAFEARMNLEGAADADRFRAFLVTLAGPAIKWFNALPNGSITSFHDISRKFMAQFITRITKAKHPISLLGVTQKQDESTRKYLDRFNDECLTVDELTDSVASLCLTNGLMNEDFRKYLTTKPIWTMHEIQNVARDYINDEEVSQVIAANKRQHGNAQHGNMAPRHNPPPRENQRDHPKPTCTNQPPRISKFSNYTPLTAPITEIYHQIADRGIIPKARTQDCFDLKDALEQAIRDGKLPEFTKIIREPKRAIVDRSPEREGRNLRTQKQPPRESPEDDPTIIVNVITGKDMSGKSKSTLKKDLKVLAVRDHAPTTTADKMITFLPEDCQHDTSAEDAPFVISARIRTGLVRRILVDTGADSNILFRGAFDKLGFCNENLQTHRNGVTGLGDNFLKPDGSITLLLTIGTGNQRMTILSKFVVLKDSTAYNVILGRKTINDFSAIIFTKYLLMKFITEDGSVETIHGDREVAAECDNTSLALQKKSRDAAGIFLADLDARQDGQPRPEPEGDMEKLQVERTKDEYTFINRNLPYDLKEDLSQFLKQNRDLFAFTPADMPGIDPDLMSHRLAMDPNAKPVA